Proteins encoded within one genomic window of Oncorhynchus mykiss isolate Arlee chromosome 27, USDA_OmykA_1.1, whole genome shotgun sequence:
- the LOC110507564 gene encoding numb-like protein isoform X2, producing the protein MNKLRQSLRRKKPTYVPEASRPHQWQADEEAVRKGKCNFPVRYLGLVEVEESRGMHVCEEAVKKLKISGKKTVKAVLWVSADGLRVVDDKTKDLIVDQTIEKVSFCAPDRNYDKAFSYICRDGTTRRWICHCFMALKDSGERMSHAVGCAFAACLERKQRREKECGVTASFDASRTSFVREGSFRMTSSSQQGGERDDITKQLQDKKKEPPCTIPAIPPGTSSPPEGSASPVGQGVEHAIPRRHAPIEQLVRQGSFRGFPALSGKNSPFKRQLSLRLNDLPSNLQRKTADFQSKNPVPEMDLSVCGEADSSINALCSQINHSFTRPSEELFSNPTPNGLPACTVPPAIPPPPAPLQATSSWVQAEPPVQSPPPVVHSGHRRTPSEAERWLEEVAQAVKAQQQTPNLPPPPIQPTPAIPGPPMSSTPMSCVPLMGASMPGATMPGVPGSLPTSMQSFPLAFDATPAPVGMYTQPPMQPAFVPMQAYMPALANSMAYSNASVPVVGITPSQMVANVFCTAGGSTGGPSMGMGSGPKMGTLSGGHRHSFSGQPGGFPMPPFGAHPTVNGLPHNIPTSSLATITQNGTSSNGGSSSSWPPESAQLANPPPANAQEVDRFEAKWAALETKSQPKAAPNPFSNDLQKTFEIELKLGINPGQATA; encoded by the exons ATGAATAAGCTGCGTCAGAGCCTGCGCAGGAAGAAGCCCACCTACGTGCCGGAGGCCAGTAGACCCCACCAGTGGCAGGCAGACGAGGAGGCCGTGCGCAAGGGCAAATGCAACTTCCCTGTCAGG taccTGGGTCTAGTGGAGGTGGAGGAATCCAGAGGGATGCATGTGTGTGAGGAGGCTGTCAAAAAGCTCAAAATT AGTGGCAAGAAGACAGTGAAAGCAGTGCTGTGGGTTTCAGCAGACGGTCTCAGAGTGGTGGATGACAAAACCAAG GACCTCATCGTAGACCAGACCATTGAGAAGGTGTCCTTCTGCGCGCCCGACCGCAATTATGACAAGGCTTTCTCCTACATCTGCCGTGACGGCACCACACGCCGCTGGATCTGCCACTGCTTCATGGCCCTGAAGGACtcg GGAGAGCGTATGAGCCACGCCGTGGGCTGTGCCTTCGCCGCCTGTCTGGAGAGGAAGCAGCGGCGCGAGAAAGAGTGCGGCGTCACAGCCTCGTTCGACGCCAGCCGCACCTCCTTCGTGCGCGAGGGCTCGTTCCGCATGACGTCGTCCAGCCAGCAGGGGGGCGAGCGCGATGACATCACGAAGCAGCTGCAGGACAAGAAGAAAG agcCCCCGTGTACCATCCCAGCCATCCCCCCTGGCACCTCCTCACCCCCTGAGGGCTCGGCCTCGCCTGTGGGGCAGGGGGTGGAGCATGCCATCCCGCGGCGCCACGCGCCCATTGAGCAACTGGTGCGTCAGGGCTCCTTCCGGGGCTTCCCGGCCCTCAGCGGGAAGAACTCGCCGTTCAAGAGGCAGCTCTCGCTGCGCCTCAACGACCTGCCTTCCAACCTGCAGCGCAAGACCGCCGACTTCCAAAGCAAGAACCCAG TCCCAGAGATGGATCTGTCCGTGTGTGGCGAGGCAGACAGCAGCATCAACGCTCTGTGCAGCCAGATCAACCATTCTTTCACCAGGCCCTCTGAGGAACTCTTCTCCAACCCCACCCCCAACGGCCTGCCAGCCTGCACTGTGCCCCCAGccatcccccctccccctgcccccCTGCAAG CCACGTCCTCCTGGGTGCAGGCAGAGCCCCCGGTCCAGTCCCCTCCACCGGTGGTCCACAGTGGGCACAGGAGGACGCCCTCCGAGGCTGAGCGCTGGCTGGAGGAGGTGGCCCAGGCCGTCAAAGCCCAGCAACAGACCCCCAACCTGCCCCCACCACCTATCCAGCCCACCCCTGCCATTCCAGGGCCACCCATGTCAAGCACACCTATGTCATGTGTGCCCTTAATGGGGGCATCCATGCCAGGGGCAACCATGCCAGGGGTACCTGGCTCCCTGCCCACTTCCATGCAGTCCTTTCCCTTGGCGTTTGATGCCACTCCCGCGCCCGTGGGCATGTATACCCAGCCACCCATGCAGCCAGCGTTTGTACCCATGCAGGCCTACATGCCCGCCCTGGCCAACAGCATGGCGTACTCCAACGCCAGTGTGCCTGTGGTGGGCATCACGCCTTCCCAGATGGTGGCTAATGTTTTCTGCACGGCAGGCGGCTCTACCGGCGGGCCTTCCATGGGCATGGGCTCAGGGCCTAAAATGGGCACGCTCAGTGGCGGGCATCGCCACTCTTTCTCCGGCCAGCCGGGCGGGTTCCCTATGCCACCTTTTGGAGCTCATCCCACCGTCAACGGCCTCCCCCACAACATTCCCACCTCCTCCCTCGCCACCATCACGCAGAACGGCACTAGCAGCAACGGTGGCAGTAGCAGCAGCTGGCCACCGGAGAGCGCACAGCTGGCCAACCCGCCACCAGCCAATGCCCAGGAGGTTGATCGCTTCGAGGCAAAGTGGGCTGCGCTGGAGACCAAATCGCAACCCAAGGCGGCGCCCAACCCTTTCTCCAATGACTTGCAAAAGACCTTTGAGATCGAGCTTAAACTCGGTATTAACCCAGGTCAGGCCACTGCATAG
- the LOC110507564 gene encoding numb-like protein isoform X1 — translation MSLSAEMGEAIELSNREPQTPEMNKLRQSLRRKKPTYVPEASRPHQWQADEEAVRKGKCNFPVRYLGLVEVEESRGMHVCEEAVKKLKISGKKTVKAVLWVSADGLRVVDDKTKDLIVDQTIEKVSFCAPDRNYDKAFSYICRDGTTRRWICHCFMALKDSGERMSHAVGCAFAACLERKQRREKECGVTASFDASRTSFVREGSFRMTSSSQQGGERDDITKQLQDKKKEPPCTIPAIPPGTSSPPEGSASPVGQGVEHAIPRRHAPIEQLVRQGSFRGFPALSGKNSPFKRQLSLRLNDLPSNLQRKTADFQSKNPVPEMDLSVCGEADSSINALCSQINHSFTRPSEELFSNPTPNGLPACTVPPAIPPPPAPLQATSSWVQAEPPVQSPPPVVHSGHRRTPSEAERWLEEVAQAVKAQQQTPNLPPPPIQPTPAIPGPPMSSTPMSCVPLMGASMPGATMPGVPGSLPTSMQSFPLAFDATPAPVGMYTQPPMQPAFVPMQAYMPALANSMAYSNASVPVVGITPSQMVANVFCTAGGSTGGPSMGMGSGPKMGTLSGGHRHSFSGQPGGFPMPPFGAHPTVNGLPHNIPTSSLATITQNGTSSNGGSSSSWPPESAQLANPPPANAQEVDRFEAKWAALETKSQPKAAPNPFSNDLQKTFEIELKLGINPGQATA, via the exons ATGAGTTTGAGCGCTGAGATGGGGGAGGCCATCGAGCTAAG CAACAGGGAGCCCCAGACCCCGGAGATGAATAAGCTGCGTCAGAGCCTGCGCAGGAAGAAGCCCACCTACGTGCCGGAGGCCAGTAGACCCCACCAGTGGCAGGCAGACGAGGAGGCCGTGCGCAAGGGCAAATGCAACTTCCCTGTCAGG taccTGGGTCTAGTGGAGGTGGAGGAATCCAGAGGGATGCATGTGTGTGAGGAGGCTGTCAAAAAGCTCAAAATT AGTGGCAAGAAGACAGTGAAAGCAGTGCTGTGGGTTTCAGCAGACGGTCTCAGAGTGGTGGATGACAAAACCAAG GACCTCATCGTAGACCAGACCATTGAGAAGGTGTCCTTCTGCGCGCCCGACCGCAATTATGACAAGGCTTTCTCCTACATCTGCCGTGACGGCACCACACGCCGCTGGATCTGCCACTGCTTCATGGCCCTGAAGGACtcg GGAGAGCGTATGAGCCACGCCGTGGGCTGTGCCTTCGCCGCCTGTCTGGAGAGGAAGCAGCGGCGCGAGAAAGAGTGCGGCGTCACAGCCTCGTTCGACGCCAGCCGCACCTCCTTCGTGCGCGAGGGCTCGTTCCGCATGACGTCGTCCAGCCAGCAGGGGGGCGAGCGCGATGACATCACGAAGCAGCTGCAGGACAAGAAGAAAG agcCCCCGTGTACCATCCCAGCCATCCCCCCTGGCACCTCCTCACCCCCTGAGGGCTCGGCCTCGCCTGTGGGGCAGGGGGTGGAGCATGCCATCCCGCGGCGCCACGCGCCCATTGAGCAACTGGTGCGTCAGGGCTCCTTCCGGGGCTTCCCGGCCCTCAGCGGGAAGAACTCGCCGTTCAAGAGGCAGCTCTCGCTGCGCCTCAACGACCTGCCTTCCAACCTGCAGCGCAAGACCGCCGACTTCCAAAGCAAGAACCCAG TCCCAGAGATGGATCTGTCCGTGTGTGGCGAGGCAGACAGCAGCATCAACGCTCTGTGCAGCCAGATCAACCATTCTTTCACCAGGCCCTCTGAGGAACTCTTCTCCAACCCCACCCCCAACGGCCTGCCAGCCTGCACTGTGCCCCCAGccatcccccctccccctgcccccCTGCAAG CCACGTCCTCCTGGGTGCAGGCAGAGCCCCCGGTCCAGTCCCCTCCACCGGTGGTCCACAGTGGGCACAGGAGGACGCCCTCCGAGGCTGAGCGCTGGCTGGAGGAGGTGGCCCAGGCCGTCAAAGCCCAGCAACAGACCCCCAACCTGCCCCCACCACCTATCCAGCCCACCCCTGCCATTCCAGGGCCACCCATGTCAAGCACACCTATGTCATGTGTGCCCTTAATGGGGGCATCCATGCCAGGGGCAACCATGCCAGGGGTACCTGGCTCCCTGCCCACTTCCATGCAGTCCTTTCCCTTGGCGTTTGATGCCACTCCCGCGCCCGTGGGCATGTATACCCAGCCACCCATGCAGCCAGCGTTTGTACCCATGCAGGCCTACATGCCCGCCCTGGCCAACAGCATGGCGTACTCCAACGCCAGTGTGCCTGTGGTGGGCATCACGCCTTCCCAGATGGTGGCTAATGTTTTCTGCACGGCAGGCGGCTCTACCGGCGGGCCTTCCATGGGCATGGGCTCAGGGCCTAAAATGGGCACGCTCAGTGGCGGGCATCGCCACTCTTTCTCCGGCCAGCCGGGCGGGTTCCCTATGCCACCTTTTGGAGCTCATCCCACCGTCAACGGCCTCCCCCACAACATTCCCACCTCCTCCCTCGCCACCATCACGCAGAACGGCACTAGCAGCAACGGTGGCAGTAGCAGCAGCTGGCCACCGGAGAGCGCACAGCTGGCCAACCCGCCACCAGCCAATGCCCAGGAGGTTGATCGCTTCGAGGCAAAGTGGGCTGCGCTGGAGACCAAATCGCAACCCAAGGCGGCGCCCAACCCTTTCTCCAATGACTTGCAAAAGACCTTTGAGATCGAGCTTAAACTCGGTATTAACCCAGGTCAGGCCACTGCATAG